In the genome of Mucilaginibacter sp. 14171R-50, the window TTTATCTACGGTAAGGTATAATCCCTTTACTGTATTTTCAAATAACGCATTAGACGCCAGCACAGTTGTTGAGGCATGAAATAAATTAGTGTTGATAAATGCGGGGTCTATAGGTATGCGCACTTGTGGTTTAACCTTTATCAGGGTATCCGGCTTGCCTTTTACAATACTGGTTATCCATACACTATCGTGGGCCCTTGCTTTAAATGTTTTAGCGCCCAATAGTTCACTACTAAAATCAAAGTGCCTGGTGTTGTAGTACGATTTTGAAGTTACTATACGCTCGTTAAGCTGGTGTACATTTACGGTGAAGGTAGATAAAAGCGAATCGCCATAAAAACCATTGCCAGAATAAGGTAACACTAACCGTGCCGAGTCGATAGTAATTGTACCGGCAGGAAGCGTGTAAGCGCTTGCGTTTGGCAGGGATAATACCGCGGCAATATTCGTTTCGGTAGTACCAAATTCCGGGTCTTTAAAATATGCCAGAGGCGCCCTTGCGCGTAAATTATTAGTTACAACACTATCTTCTACTACGGTTGTGGCAACAATGCTGGTGTCTGTTATCAGGTTGCCATTTATCGGCGCATCCGGCGCTAAACCTATGTCGTCCTGGGTTTTACAGCTATTCAAAATAAAAAGACTTATTAACAGGGTTAATAAGCCTAATTTGTAAAATTTCATATATAATTTTAAAGCTTATGCAACATCCACCAACTGGTCGCTGGTGATTTCTTCGTAAAAATTGTAATAATTTTCGAAATCAGAAGTGGAAACGTATTCTAACACCGATTTATTGCTGTTTTTAACATTATTTAACACATCGGCATCGATATCAGCACTCCCCAGTACAATGCCATCGCTGTATTGTATAGCACCCGCATACATCGCGGTG includes:
- a CDS encoding DUF4270 domain-containing protein, producing MKFYKLGLLTLLISLFILNSCKTQDDIGLAPDAPINGNLITDTSIVATTVVEDSVVTNNLRARAPLAYFKDPEFGTTETNIAAVLSLPNASAYTLPAGTITIDSARLVLPYSGNGFYGDSLLSTFTVNVHQLNERIVTSKSYYNTRHFDFSSELLGAKTFKARAHDSVWITSIVKGKPDTLIKVKPQVRIPIDPAFINTNLFHASTTVLASNALFENTVKGLYLTVDKNNTTGIGGNMFFNLDSAAVVVYYKNVNGSTIDTTSLALPIGSNVNEIKHTYSANVQAALDQTATNGNVYVQGLLGLRAKLTFPNVKGIFDSLQNKVIINRAELVVKVKPGTASPFGPNKRLVLYKYDIAHQRVNLQDASASDPRASIFGGDYNAATGEYHFIITAYLQDLIRGKAVDYGTFLAPTDPTSDNVDIKATPSFAERSILVGKDSPYRIKLNIIYTKLSQ